CGCTTCCGTGCCGCCGGCGCCGAGGTGCGCGGGGTGAGCACCCAGCGCCCGGACCAGCTGGCCGCCTTCGCCGCGCACGCCCGGCTGCCGTACCCGCTGCTGTCCGACGTGGACGCGCGGCTCGCGGCCGGCCTGCTGCTGCCCACCTTCCGGGCCGGCGGGGTGGACCGGTTCAAGCGGCTGACCCTGCTGGTCGACCCGGAGGCCGTGGTGCGGTCGGTGCAGTTCCCGGTGACCGACCCGGCCGGCTCGGTCGACGAGATGCTCATCGAGGTACGCCGCCGGGCGGGGGCCACCGCGGGGCGGTGACGTCGGGGCCGGGGTCGGCCGAGGCATGAGTGCGCTGTCGCCGGGTAGGCGGGCTGGGCAGCCGAGAATCGAGCCGGTACGGGGGTGACCCGGGGATGAAGGTACGAAGCTCCCTTCGCGCGCTGAAGCGGAAGGCCAACTCGATCGTGGTACGCCGTCGGGGCAAGCTCTTCGTGATCAACAAGGCCGATCCACGGCAGAAGGCCCGCCAGGGCTGAGCCGGCCGTGGCGGACATCCTGATCACCGGCGCGGGCACCGGCCTGGGGCGGGGCACCGCGCTCGGGCTGGCCCGGGCGGGCCACCACGTCATCGCCGGGTGCGAGAACTGGCCGCAGGTACGGCAGGTGCGCGCCGAGGCCGCCCGGGCGGACCTGATCCTCGACGTGATCAAGCTCGACGTGACCGCCGAGGCGGACCGGACGTACGCGCTGCGCCACCAGGTGGACATCCTGGTGCTCAACGCCGGGGTCCAGGAGGCGGGCGCTGTGGTGGAGATCCCCATGGGGCGGGTCCGCCGGTCCTTCGAGGTCAACGTCTTCGGTCACCTGCACCTCGTCCAGGGCTTCGCGCCCCAGTTGCTGCGGCGGGGCGCCGGCAAGGTGGTCTGGGTGTCGTCGGCCGTCGGCGTCCGCACCCGTCCATGGTTCGGCGTGTACGCCGCGACCAAGCACGCCATCGAGGCGCTGGCCTGGGCCATGCGGGACGAACTGGGGCCGCGCGGGGTGCAGGTGGCCACCATCAACCCCGGGCCCTACCGGACCGGGTACAACGACACCGGGGCGGAAACGATGTTCCAGTGGTGGGACGAGTCGACGACCCTGCTGGACCGCCCGGACTTCGCCGACTACCTGGAGAACCAGCGCGACCCGCAGGAGATGGTCGACGAGATGGTGCGGGTGATCCCCGCCGCGCACCACCCGTTCCGGACCGTCCGTCCCGAGGAGCTTCGGCACGGCTTGCAGGAGTTCGAGGCCGAGGTCTGGAACGCCACCACGTGACCGCCCGGAACCCTACGGCCGGGAAGGGAGTGGCCGGTCGGCGGCGGTAAGCAGCCGGGCGGCCGCGAACCGGAGCAGGGGACCGTAGATCCGGGCCGAGTCGGCCAGCGCCGAGAAGTGCGAGGAGGCGTTGTCCGCCTGGTAGTGGGTGGCGATGGGCACCTGGTCGATCGGCCGCCCGGCCCGGGCCGCGCGGAGCAGCACGTTCATCTCGTACTCGAACCGCTCGCCGGGGATCGATCCGAGCCAGTCCAGCAGGCCGGCCGGGTACGCCCGCAGCCCGGTCTGGGTGTCGCGCACCCGGCAGCCGGTGGCGAGGCGGAACACGGCCGCGGTCAGCGCGTTCCCCGCCCGGCTGCGCAGCGGCACGTCACCCTCGAACCGGCGTACCCCGAGCACGATGCCGGGGGTGTCGCGCAGCCGCTCGGCGACCCGGAGCACGTCGGCGGCGCGGTGCTGGCCGTCGGCGTCCACGCACACCACGTCCCGTCCGGGGTGGCGGGTGGCGACGTGGCGGAAGCCGGTCCGCAGCACCACCCCCTTGCCCCGGTTGACGCGGCGGCGCAGCACCGTGCAGCCGCGCTCACGCGCCGCCGCGAGGACGTCCGCCGCCGCCGGGCCGCTCCCGTCGTCCACCACGACGGGGTGCCAACCGGGCGCGGCCTCGGCCAGGTCGTCGACGAGGCGCAGCAGGTGCTTCCCCGGCTGGTACACCGGCATCAGAACGATCACCGAACCTCCCGCCCGTGGCTGCCGCCCGGCGGGGATCGCCGTCGGCGACCAGCCCCGTCCGTCGGCGCTGATCGACGACCGTCCTTACCCGGCGCGCCGGCGGGCCAATCACCGGCTCGGCCGGCGCCAGCC
This sequence is a window from Micromonospora sp. NBRC 110009. Protein-coding genes within it:
- a CDS encoding 50S ribosomal protein L36; the protein is MKVRSSLRALKRKANSIVVRRRGKLFVINKADPRQKARQG
- a CDS encoding SDR family oxidoreductase — protein: MADILITGAGTGLGRGTALGLARAGHHVIAGCENWPQVRQVRAEAARADLILDVIKLDVTAEADRTYALRHQVDILVLNAGVQEAGAVVEIPMGRVRRSFEVNVFGHLHLVQGFAPQLLRRGAGKVVWVSSAVGVRTRPWFGVYAATKHAIEALAWAMRDELGPRGVQVATINPGPYRTGYNDTGAETMFQWWDESTTLLDRPDFADYLENQRDPQEMVDEMVRVIPAAHHPFRTVRPEELRHGLQEFEAEVWNATT
- a CDS encoding glycosyltransferase family 2 protein, whose protein sequence is MIVLMPVYQPGKHLLRLVDDLAEAAPGWHPVVVDDGSGPAAADVLAAARERGCTVLRRRVNRGKGVVLRTGFRHVATRHPGRDVVCVDADGQHRAADVLRVAERLRDTPGIVLGVRRFEGDVPLRSRAGNALTAAVFRLATGCRVRDTQTGLRAYPAGLLDWLGSIPGERFEYEMNVLLRAARAGRPIDQVPIATHYQADNASSHFSALADSARIYGPLLRFAAARLLTAADRPLPSRP